The Spinacia oleracea cultivar Varoflay chromosome 2, BTI_SOV_V1, whole genome shotgun sequence DNA segment ACAATTCTTGAAATATCGCCAAAGAAATGGGGAATACCAACAACCAAAAAAAAGCAACATAACAATAAAACATACTACTGTGGAAAATCATACTACGTACAAGAAAAGATACCAGCAAAAACCAAAGTCTGCTTAAACTTTCAATACCACCTAAATTAATGAGTAATTACACCTAAATCAAATTAGCACTTCGTTAGCCAGCTAAAAACAAAATAAGTCATCAGTCAATAAATAAATTGAATCATTAGACCACTTGACTTAGTTCCAGAACTCACCATATGTAAAATAGGCCATCCATTTCTTGCCTCTGAACTCTACCTAGAAGCTCTATCTGTAGATATCCCCCAAAGCAAAGGATAGGCTCTGgaagcttgaaattttgtaCTCGATTCTCCTGTTCCAAGAACTATGTTAATGAACAAAATCCCTAAAACCCAAATTAAAGCACATAAATGTTTCAGCAATAATAACACTGTTCTTTCCTATCCCTCTTTCTGTCCATTTTGAAAAATTTCgttctttgtttattttttctgaGTGAGTGAATTACAAGCTACTCTATGGTAGTGAAGTACTGATATCCGTGTCATTCAACAAAAAGTCAAGTCAAAAACCCTTCACACAGCAGTGAATGAGTTTACACTTCACAGGAAAAAACAGTAGAATCCAATAATCATCATCAAGTAACCTCCCCACTCCCCCTTTCCTTACGGAGAAGTGAATTCCAACTTATATATTCTTTTCCTTTCAACTACTCCTAAAACATAAAACAGTTTCACTTGCACCAAGTTGGCAATTTCCATATCTACTTGCCCCAAAAGAAACAAGACCTTCTGGGTAGTGAAGAGAAAAGAACTACCACCACTCCCAGTTTGCTAAACATTACCAAGTATACAGGAAGTGAAACTTCATTTCGACCACTATATTATAATGCATGTAGCAACTTCTAAGTCACTATGATATAGTCGAACAAAGCAACAAACAGAAGCCAAACCCATAAAGATCCATGTCTCAAACTCTTGCATAAAAGAGCCAAAAGGTATTTTGGAGTAAATATCTTGAGTTAATGTATCTTCTATGTCTACTCTCATAAGTCATAACAGTAGAGATAATTTCAAAGACGATTCAGCAACAGCATATTCCTAGGGTGCCACTGACCTGCGCCATTGGAAATTCTGGAGATGTGTAAGTCCAAACAAACTTCTCCTCAGCACATTCTTGACCTTCATGAACAATATCTTCCTCATCACCCTCGGGCAATATTCTGTGACCCATGCGGAAACGCACTGCTTTTGCAGAATATATAGGTGAATTTGATTGGAAAAAGGCTGCATGAACAAGAAGAACACACTTAGTGGGACTTCTTAACGAAGAGATTGCAAGTGGGAAAGCAAGGATCATCACCTTGAAAAGGATGAACATTCATTTCAGTAATTATACACAAATCAGAAATTAACTTATAAGTCAGTCTCTCGGGCACTTCAGGGTTACTTTGTCCTGAGCTCGACCAGTATGAAGCTCTACGTCCAATTCGGTCCCTGGATACCAGAGTGTTATGAACACCTTCTTCCGGATAATTATCTGTGCTGGTAGCACTAATGGCATCTGAGAGACATTCACCCACCTCTGAGGATGTAAGACCTCGAGCTAAAGCGACAAACGCTCTGTGCTCCTTTTTCAAATGCTCCAGCTCAACAAAACTGCTGGAACCAACATCTGAATTCTCTTGTTTGTTGCTTATATCAACCACACGATCAATGCCAGATAACTGAGGAAACAGTCTTAGGCACAAGTGCTTGCATATACCATTTGTTATCACTGCCAATAATTACAAACTATCGTTAGACACTTAGAATTATAGGTTCCTACCATGATCCTCCATCTATAGAGGAAACACATTTCCACAATTCCATCTTCATATGTATTGTATTCAGGAGTACACAACACAGAATATTAGTTGGAAAATCAAGCTGATTATAGTCCATATGAATAAGACATAAGCAACATGTGAAAAACATTAAATGAGAATTATTGGATGGGAATATCTTGAAAGAGAAGCAAATTCAGAAACAGACCATGGTTGCCTTATTTGTAGTATGTCCAATTGCCAATGTAGTAAGAATATGCAATGTTTAAGGAAGTATGCCATTCAAGGTGTTGTTACTTGTTAGTAAAACATCACTACGACGCTTTCCTAGGGATGCAGTAGTCTATAGTTTTTCGCCTTCCTTTGCACTGTTTCAGAGAGATTAAGCCAAACCCTTGTGTACATTTCCCGTAATTCATACAATCTCAAACACACTATTAGTGTAACCCACTTCAACCAATCTTTAATGAATGCATATTAGATATATTGCTCGCTGATCAAGGATTAGACACCAGCTCATAGCTAGAGGCCTAGACCTAACCTCAAGCCTAGTTTGAGTATCTATAACCTATAAAGATTATTTCAATTAAAAGTCCTAAAATTTCTAATTGCATCGTATGATCCTCGGATGAAAAGCAGGGGCGGTCTGTTGCTGATCATAATGCCAAGAACAACCTCCTACATTACCCCTGTATGTTGCTTTCAAGTACACCTTGATCTTACTTAACCAAAGTAAGCTATCTACTTTATCCAAGCGTGGATTCATGTCTAGATCCGTGACCAGCATATGGACACTGAATATTTGACCAAGTTCTCAAGAACAGAACAGGCAAACATCCATCCAACGTAGATATCGCATAGAATCAAACATATCTtcaatctctctcctcaactATCCACgttatcatcatcattatccCATTGCCTCCAAAGAGTCTCCCGCAACAAGCGGAGTAAGGGGGATCGAACGTACGCAACCTTATCCCTGAAATTGTAGAGTGGTTGTTTCCGTTGACCCATAAGCGATAACAGGAAGACCATATtatacttcatggaaaggaagcaaaGAGGTTTTGAGAGCAATTTTGATTTGGTCCATCCTTCAATAATCCATGGAAATAAAATTTCTCACATCTAAAGTACCCCATAAATTTTGGATCCAAAAATGAGCCATTAACCCTATGTAGTTAAATTAATCATCCCCAAGTACCAGAACTGGATATTCAATGTTCCAAGTCTCCAACTGTCCGACATAATCATGACAAACGGCACATAATTAATGACCCAAAGCAAGCAAAATTTTCATAGAATAGTCAAGATTGACACTAGTATCAATTGAGAGAAGGAAGATTATATCAAGGATAAAATGTTGGAAAGAGGGTAATTTTTGGAAAGTGAAGTAAACTACAATGTATTACATAAAAAGTTGTTGAAAAGGTAGTAAATTATCACAATGGAGGCATGGAGCTGATGATTGATTCCCCTGCCCCtcctaaaataataatttactcATGTGGGCAACATGTTTCTCCACCAAGTTCttacaaccaccaccaccaccaactcaTTATTTTAGCCAAATGGATTCTTTTACCCTCATTCTAGTCATTCTGAACATGGCCCTAACCTCCTACAAAAGCATGATACCCATGCAAATTACAATACAAAACATTGAGGCATTGAGCAACAACAAAAATTGCAAATAGGAAAAAAGTGGCTTACAATCCATAGAAATTATGGCAATAAAGTCACATAAAAACCCAGAATGAATACTAAAAACTATTTTTTAAGGTAAGGTAGACCCTGACCTGACCTCAACCCTCGTGGTTTTTTGGTCGAGTATTTGCAAGCCGGACACTTAGGATTAGGGGGATAAAAACCCAGATTTATATGAAGAACTTCACAAAGCGACATTACACCTCTTTAGGATACACTATAACATACTCCACATttagtaaaattttaaaatgccaagaatttaacaaaaaaacaaaagcaCCATAACACTTCCAAATAGATTGAAGACACATCAAAGAAGCACGGCATACAATCTACATACTGAGTAACTACCACTCTACCAGAGCCAATATTTGGAATGAAATCATCTAAATGCTTACCAAAATCACGCCATAACCTCGACACGGAACTAGCACGAACAATATCAGCAGGATCATCCAAACCCATAAGAATCTTACTCGAAACATCAGGATCCAGGGAATCTAAAAAATCCCAACGGAATTCCATCACTAAATATCGGAGCACTCGGAGCAAAACTCCGAGTTCTTCTCAGCTTCCAAAACCTAATTTCCATAATCATAATCGCATAGTTAGAGCACATTACAATCACAATTCGACGAGCTCGAATTATAAAACATCAACCAATAATAAGCAGGTTAACACATTGACTATTAATCGAATAGATTGAAAAAGACCTCACTTTGACCGCATAAATTCAGAGACAAAGAATCAAAGTAAGTTGAAAATTCAACAATTGAATTTCGTTGTAAAACTGGAAAAAAGCTAAAATTGAATTAATTGAGCGACTATATGGATAACGAGAAGGAAGGTATGCGCACAATTGAATAAAAACAAGGTGGAGGAGTGCGATACAGAAATCAAAGGAGTACCTTTTGGTCACCGACAGGGAAGGAATTCGGAGCAAAAAAccctaggagagagaaaaacgaaAGATGATGATCGCGCCTTCCCTTTCGTTCTTGTCCCAGTAGTACCAGTTTAGATAGATAAACTTGAAGGTAACGTTTGCGCAAGATATacacttgttttttttaaaaaaaaaaaaaaataaataaaattagtgCATTCATTAATCAATAAAATTGTCATGAGTACATACATTGTTATATGAGTAGGGCAATGATATTCTCATACTTGCTCAACACCCAAAAAGAGCACTAATCATGTTAGGTTATGGGCGACAAAATTCAGACCCCTATTAACATGAGACCAAGCAACAAAATCTAAGTTTGAGCTAGTTACTAGAACATTATCCAAAATACCATCTAAATCAGAAGAATACGTAGTGAGCTTGGTGAGACGGGACACAACAACTTGGTTGTCTGATACAACAGTTACTTGGCGAAGCCCATACTTGCGGGCAAGCTGGACCGCGAAGAGGACAACTTTGCCTTACCTTCGTATCCACCTTCTTCCAGAGTATTAGAACATCCTTGAAATCCATATTCACCTCACTTGGGATTAAGGCTTCGCACTAGCATTCTCTCCAAAGGTCACACACGACATGGAAAGAGAAAAGGCATGATTCGTCGACTTGGGAACACCTGAACATGTGACATTGCTTAAGGAGAGCTCGAGTGGGTAGCGAGCTCGTGCATACCCTCCACAAGAAATTTCTTACTTTCGGTATAGTGTCCAGCTTCCGGATATTCACCTAGGGCTTATTAAAATTGTCAAAATTACAAGACTTCCCGAGCATTATAAGCGGTCTTAACAGAATAAATACCGTCTTTGGAGTACGTCCGTGTTAAACAATCCTCTCGGCTATGACGAATGCTGATGGGTACCGGTATAGCCAAAATGCATAAGACATCCCTTGCATTGAAAACTCTCGAAATCAAATCAAACCTCCACTCTTTCGTGGAGTCATCAATTGATCAATTCTTGCACCAAAGATACATCAGAAGTCGGCGAAGAGGAGATAAAACGCTCGTTCTTATCCGTGAGCCATGGAGCCATGGGtccgaataaatatttatttttgaaccATCTCCAACTCGCCATATTAAACATTCTTTTACAAGAGCCATCGATCCCCAAATGTTACGCCAAGAATAGCTCCCATTCAAGCCTAATGGCAGCCCCCGCAAAATCTCTATGAGGGTAATACTTACCCTTCATCACACGGCCAAACAGAGAGTTTGGTGTTGAAATAAGCCTTCAAGCTTGCTTATCTAGTAAAGATTCATTAAATACCTTCATGTCACATAGAAGCTCATAACATTTCTTGATCGAATAGCTACTACCTATGCCTAGCtcattaggcttaatcacttcCTTGATTACATCTCTAGTGTTGCATATCTTTTTCCAATACCAGCTACAATTTTTTGGTGGTTTGCATGTCCGCCATTTTTGTGCTTTAACATAAATCGAGTGCACCCATTTGACCCATAGGTTGTCCTGTTTCGAGCTCAAAGCCCACACATGTTTACCCAAGACAACAGTGTTCCAAACCATAGTATCTCGCACACCCAGTCCTCCAGTTTTCTTAGGAATATAGACATTCCAACTTACTATTGCTATAAACAAATTATTGTATGTGCACAACATTTTAAAATCTGTCATTTAGAACTGGTATCAAATTGCTTGTTATGATTTATGTGTAGTACTCATGTTTAGTTGATAGTGTATTGAATCGTTGTGTAAAAACACTTTTTTTTAATGAGGTAAACTTGTTAACTAAACCCCAAACTAGCTAAGAGAATTTATTTTGGCTCACTATTTAtaatggcaaatttgccaaaaacaaccttttataaccaTTTTTTTGcaaccttttataattttttttgcaaaaacagacctaaaagtaaaaataatttgcAAAAGGCAGCCTATTCCCATTTTCAGGCGTTGACTCTCAATTTTCCGGTTTGACTTGGCATGTGATAGTCACGTGAGGCCGGTTTTTCTTATTTCCACTCTTTTCCCTCCATTTTTCCTCCCATATAAAACCCACTCCCTTAAAacctaaaaaaacaaaattatggAAAGACAAAAGGAAGGTGAAGGAACGCCATTAATGAAGCTCTGCAAACAACGAACCTCCATTGAATGCTGTAAGTCATTCAATTCCAAACGTCACTTTCTTCAACTACTTAAAATAATGTTTAATTTCCATTTTTGGGTAAAAATTCTGAACTTTTTGCACCCATTTTATTCCGTTTTTGGCTCTGAATTTTCTTGCTTTGTTGTACTTCAATGGCACCCAAAAAAGGAAAGAGGAAGGCATCAACATGGTCATGCAATTCCATCAACAAGACAAAATCAATTcacaaaattgggggaaaaaacCTTAAGTTTCCTACTTAAAATTAGGCAAAATTAATGAACAAAACGTACCAAAAATTAGTGGTTGAGTGTCGAAAATCACTTAGTATAGCAGCATGAAGAACGAGGATGAAGCAAGAGGAGAGGAAAAAAAATTGGTGGAGGATGAAGAATGAGGATGAAGAACAGAGAGAAAGCTGTGATTTTGGGGTTTTATTTTGGCTCCAAAATGGGTTTAAGTGATAAAAAGGGAGGGAAAATGGGTGCCATAAGTAAAACCGGCCAAGTCAAATCGGAGATTTGAGGGTCAACGCCTGAAAATGGGAAAAGGCTGCCTTTTgcaaattatttttacttttaggtcagtttttgcaaaaaaaaattataaaaggttgttttttgcaaaaaaaaaaatggttataaaaggttgt contains these protein-coding regions:
- the LOC110799563 gene encoding F-box protein At4g00755, producing MEFRWDFLDSLDPDVSSKILMGLDDPADIVRASSVSRLWRDFVITNGICKHLCLRLFPQLSGIDRVVDISNKQENSDVGSSSFVELEHLKKEHRAFVALARGLTSSEVGECLSDAISATSTDNYPEEGVHNTLVSRDRIGRRASYWSSSGQSNPEVPERLTYKLISDLCIITEMNVHPFQAFFQSNSPIYSAKAVRFRMGHRILPEGDEEDIVHEGQECAEEKFVWTYTSPEFPMAQENRVQNFKLPEPILCFGGYLQIELLGRVQRQEMDGLFYICVAHVQVMGRSLFPVFGVESLDPNGRFTLTYNPHAQFSSPHNGNEESDEISVTPEMVQRHVRGWEQILNMLRGTLGVEVYDSDDEQHDSEDEMPEEFAL